Sequence from the Streptomyces virginiae genome:
CCGGGCTTCTGCCGCAAAGCCCGCCCGATCGCCTGGACGATATCGACGGCCGACCCCTTCGGATCGATCAGAGCCACACTGTCCGTGGCCCGAATATCGACGCCCTCGCCCAGGACCCGGCAATTCGAGAGCACGGCACGCCCGGCCCTGCGACCGAATTCCGCGAGCACGGACTGCCGGTGAGAGCCCTGGTGTTCCCCGCACAACCAGCCCGACCACACCCGCTCGGGATGCCGCCCCGGGTCGACGGCGTGCAGCCGCGCGGCGACCCGCTCCAGCCCTACGGCGAAGGCCTCTGCCTCCATGGTTCGGTGGTGGAACGTGATGGTGGTCTGCAGCCCGTACGCCGCCATCGTCTCCAGCAACGCGGTCTGCACCGCCGCGAGCCGCTGCCCCCGCAACTGTTCCTCGTACCGCTCTTCACTGTTCAGCCGTTGTGGAGTGACGACGGGGTCGGTGAGTTCCGCCACCACGATCTGATACTTCGCCAAAAGCCCCCGGGAAATAGCCGAAGCAAGCGAAAGCTCATAAACAACAGGCCCGAACACCCGCACATCGTCCATCGAGCACGCGAGGTCCTTCGGCAGCCGGTCCCACCGCGGCCGCGCCACCCACATCCGCCCCTCCGCCTCGGCCTCCTCACGCTCCCGACGCTCCTCCGCCGCGCGCCGGCGAGCCTCCTCCCGCTCCCGCTCCTGGGACCTCGGCGCCCGCTCCATCCAGATCCGCGGGGTCGCGGTCATGTAGAGCCGGCGCATTGCGGGGATGACCTCCTGCCGGTGGACGTCCGCCCACGCCTTCCCCGCCGACCCCGACGTGCGGTGCGCCTCGTCGACAATCACCAGGTCGAAGACGTCCATCGGTAGCCCGTACGCGCCCTCGTGGGCCTCGGCGATGACCGGCAGCGAGGCGTACGTGGCGTACACCGTGACGGGGCCGCGGCCGTGCCAGAGCCCGAGCTGGGGCGCCGACGTCGTGGTCCGGACGTCGAGCTGCCACAGCTGAGGGTCGTCCTCCAGCGAGCACACCGCGACAGCCGGCCCGGTGTGCCCGGCCAGCCGCCACTCCCGCACCGTCTGCGTGAGGAGATCGAGGGTCGGCAGGAGCACCAGGACCCGGCCGTGCCGGGCGAGCCGGAGCGCCGCCGCGGCCGCCATGAACGTCTTCCCGGTCCCGCACGCGGCCACCACCGTGGCCCGCAGACCCGCCTCCGGAATGTGTTTCCCAGGAGGAATATCCAGCCCTCGGACAATGGCCTCCACCGCCTCCTCCTGGTGAGGACGCAGCACGATGTCACCAGACTTCTGCATTCGACACTCCGTGAAATCGAAGCGGTGGGACAGACCCGCCGGGGGAGGGGTTGTGGTGTTCTCGGGATCCTACACAGCTACACGCCGCATCTCCGCCGTGATGCATACTGATGACTGTACTTGAACGGGCCCTCTGCCAGTGGGCCCTTCGCTCTCCCGGGGGTAGGAGTGGGCATGTGGCGAGTCAAGAAGAACGAGGACAGGGAGCAGTGGGCGTGGAGCCCGCTGGTTGCTGTCGGACCGCTCGAGTTCGGCA
This genomic interval carries:
- a CDS encoding DEAD/DEAH box helicase, with the protein product MQKSGDIVLRPHQEEAVEAIVRGLDIPPGKHIPEAGLRATVVAACGTGKTFMAAAAALRLARHGRVLVLLPTLDLLTQTVREWRLAGHTGPAVAVCSLEDDPQLWQLDVRTTTSAPQLGLWHGRGPVTVYATYASLPVIAEAHEGAYGLPMDVFDLVIVDEAHRTSGSAGKAWADVHRQEVIPAMRRLYMTATPRIWMERAPRSQEREREEARRRAAEERREREEAEAEGRMWVARPRWDRLPKDLACSMDDVRVFGPVVYELSLASAISRGLLAKYQIVVAELTDPVVTPQRLNSEERYEEQLRGQRLAAVQTALLETMAAYGLQTTITFHHRTMEAEAFAVGLERVAARLHAVDPGRHPERVWSGWLCGEHQGSHRQSVLAEFGRRAGRAVLSNCRVLGEGVDIRATDSVALIDPKGSAVDIVQAIGRALRQKPGEGKMATLIVPVFLREGENPEDMLSSNSYRPLVRVLAGLRAHDEKAVEMLAIPQANQKRIVDPSRPVGKAPEEGEEESRLLLKFATPRDPALIAKWISYQVINTERQDWRRGAEAAYRYRQREGDLDVPYEHVEEAGAFPLGRWLSDQRRAYRAGTMTGERAAELEDLGVVWDTADAGFEANLGAARAYYELHGSLAAPRGVAIMDVQVGQWLTNIRRPGGLGKDPVRAERRAAQLAAIDPDWNPAVLGWTVDWQRHYAYLAQLLADGARPAAIVPGVTRHGDDIGRWLAAQRRNWDRLNTEQQHRLGALGVGPQKAARARKAAAKTTTASGPRAGGTAFQTGLEALQQYIARKGGMPGRAVVERLPDGTEHRTGIWIGNQKARRDRLDAAQLAALANLGIEWAQ